From Vibrio fortis, a single genomic window includes:
- a CDS encoding Y-family DNA polymerase: MFYALVDANSFYASCEAVFNPQWRDKPIAVLSNNDGTIVALNRKAKEKGIKKFVPYFKIKDELEAKKVIVCSSNYELYADLSEKMMNVISRFAAPHQFVYSIDECFLTFENHFPAIPCLKKHGETLRKAVWKETRLPTCVGIAKTMTLCKIANFLAKNQKEMNGVCLLDDDHKTLDILKQVEIGEVWGIGSKLSKRLMFQGVKTAYDLAVYPIGLLKKDFNVEVQRTALELRGERAKSFDLVKASKQQIFSTRSVGERILDKDNLKQALVKHASIASRKLRSQGSKTKVMMCFAASSPFDQNPKSFKTIHRFSFSTDDVKNISKIASKAGDELFHEGVRYYKIGVGLLDLVSSDNEQFDMFNEKPDDIRLNKVFDTLNSRFGTDSIFIAGQGIKQEWSMKRNFLTKQYTTKWSDIPRIKC, translated from the coding sequence ATGTTTTATGCCTTAGTTGATGCGAACTCATTCTATGCGAGTTGTGAAGCTGTTTTTAATCCTCAGTGGAGGGACAAACCAATTGCTGTTCTTAGCAACAACGATGGAACAATTGTAGCGTTAAACAGAAAAGCTAAAGAGAAAGGGATTAAAAAATTCGTTCCATACTTCAAAATCAAAGATGAGCTTGAAGCAAAAAAAGTCATAGTTTGTAGTTCAAATTATGAACTCTACGCTGATCTTTCTGAAAAAATGATGAACGTCATTTCTCGATTTGCTGCTCCACATCAATTCGTTTATTCCATAGATGAATGTTTTTTAACTTTCGAGAATCATTTTCCAGCAATTCCATGCTTGAAAAAGCATGGCGAAACTCTTCGCAAAGCGGTTTGGAAAGAAACACGACTACCTACTTGCGTTGGTATTGCTAAGACGATGACTCTCTGCAAAATCGCTAACTTTTTAGCAAAAAATCAAAAGGAAATGAATGGTGTTTGCTTGCTCGATGATGACCATAAAACATTAGACATTTTAAAACAGGTTGAGATTGGGGAAGTCTGGGGTATAGGCTCAAAGCTTTCTAAGCGATTGATGTTTCAGGGGGTAAAAACAGCCTATGATTTGGCTGTTTATCCTATTGGTTTACTAAAAAAAGACTTTAACGTTGAAGTGCAGAGAACGGCACTTGAACTGAGAGGGGAACGAGCAAAATCATTTGATTTGGTTAAAGCATCAAAGCAACAGATTTTTTCGACTCGATCAGTTGGTGAGAGAATTCTTGATAAAGATAATCTTAAACAAGCTCTTGTCAAACATGCTTCAATAGCTTCGAGGAAATTGAGATCGCAAGGCAGTAAAACTAAAGTGATGATGTGCTTTGCTGCGTCTTCACCTTTTGACCAAAATCCTAAAAGCTTCAAGACAATTCATAGATTTAGCTTTTCCACAGATGATGTCAAAAACATCTCTAAAATTGCATCAAAAGCTGGTGATGAGCTTTTTCATGAAGGTGTTCGATATTACAAAATTGGAGTTGGGCTGTTAGACCTTGTAAGTTCTGATAATGAACAGTTTGATATGTTTAATGAGAAACCAGACGACATAAGACTCAACAAGGTTTTTGATACGTTAAACAGTCGTTTTGGCACTGATTCAATTTTCATTGCAGGGCAGGGGATTAAGCAAGAATGGTCGATGAAACGAAATTTTCTGACTAAGCAGTACACGACAAAATGGAGTGATATACCAAGAATAAAGTGCTAA